From one Chryseobacterium sp. 3008163 genomic stretch:
- a CDS encoding DUF2683 family protein, translated as MTITINPKNKKELAKIKAILRAVEIDFVEEIPDEDWYDELSDAEKKSIELGLEDIEEGRVVAHSEVKKLYEKWL; from the coding sequence ATGACAATTACCATTAATCCTAAAAACAAAAAAGAACTTGCCAAAATAAAAGCGATTTTAAGGGCAGTTGAAATTGATTTTGTAGAAGAAATTCCAGATGAAGATTGGTATGATGAACTTTCAGATGCTGAAAAGAAATCAATAGAATTGGGATTAGAAGATATTGAAGAAGGTAGAGTAGTTGCCCATTCGGAAGTAAAAAAGCTTTATGAAAAGTGGTTATGA
- the glmM gene encoding phosphoglucosamine mutase codes for MSLIKSISGIRGTIGGKVNDNLTPLDVVKFASAFGTWLQNNKNKKDLTLVIGRDARISGSMVNSLVTATLQGLGINVVDLGLSTTPTVEIMVPELNADGGIILTASHNPKQWNALKLLNEKGEFINGENGAEVLALAENEDFNYAEVDDLGKYETRDDAFDIHIQQILDLQMVDVEAIKAKKYKIVLDAVNSTGGIAIPMLLDKLGCETVKLYCEPNGQFPHNPEPLKEHLGDICELVIKEKADFGVVVDPDVDRLALVDENGEMFGEEYTLVAVADYLLKNKNGVAISNLSSSRALRDVARTHNSEYFASAVGEVNVVNLMKEKNAVIGGEGNGGIIYPELHYGRDSLVGVALFLTHLAKENKTVSELRAGYPSYFMGKKKIELTPDINVDDLLTKMEKEYQNEEVSTVDGVKIDFENSWVHLRKSNTEPIIRIYTEAFSQEEADKLGDDMIAKIRSLI; via the coding sequence ATGTCATTAATAAAAAGTATCTCTGGAATCAGAGGAACGATTGGTGGAAAAGTAAATGATAACTTGACGCCACTTGATGTCGTGAAATTTGCATCTGCATTCGGAACCTGGCTTCAGAACAATAAAAATAAAAAAGATTTAACCTTAGTGATTGGCCGTGATGCCAGAATTTCTGGTTCAATGGTTAATTCTTTAGTAACTGCAACTTTGCAGGGATTGGGAATTAATGTCGTTGATCTTGGACTTTCTACAACTCCAACGGTTGAGATTATGGTTCCTGAATTGAATGCTGACGGTGGAATTATTTTAACGGCTTCTCACAATCCAAAACAATGGAATGCACTGAAATTATTAAATGAAAAAGGAGAATTTATCAACGGCGAAAATGGTGCGGAAGTTTTAGCGTTGGCAGAAAATGAAGATTTCAATTATGCTGAGGTTGACGACTTAGGAAAATACGAAACAAGAGATGATGCTTTTGATATTCATATTCAGCAGATTCTTGATTTGCAGATGGTGGATGTAGAAGCCATTAAAGCTAAAAAATATAAAATCGTTTTAGATGCTGTAAATTCTACAGGCGGAATTGCAATTCCTATGCTTTTAGATAAATTGGGTTGTGAAACGGTAAAATTATACTGCGAACCCAACGGACAGTTTCCGCACAATCCTGAACCTTTGAAAGAGCATTTAGGAGACATTTGCGAATTGGTGATTAAAGAAAAAGCTGATTTTGGTGTTGTAGTAGATCCAGATGTTGACAGATTGGCTTTGGTAGACGAAAACGGAGAAATGTTCGGTGAAGAATATACATTAGTAGCCGTTGCTGATTATTTGTTGAAAAATAAAAACGGAGTTGCCATTTCAAATCTTTCGTCAAGTCGTGCATTGAGAGATGTTGCCAGAACGCACAACTCAGAATACTTTGCAAGCGCAGTGGGAGAAGTGAATGTGGTGAATTTAATGAAAGAAAAAAATGCCGTGATCGGTGGCGAAGGAAACGGTGGAATTATCTATCCTGAGCTTCATTACGGAAGAGATTCTTTGGTGGGTGTTGCTTTGTTTTTGACGCATTTAGCTAAAGAAAACAAAACGGTTTCCGAATTGAGAGCCGGCTACCCAAGTTATTTCATGGGGAAAAAGAAAATTGAATTAACTCCGGATATTAATGTTGATGATCTTTTAACTAAAATGGAAAAAGAATATCAAAATGAAGAGGTTTCTACGGTAGACGGAGTAAAAATCGATTTTGAAAACAGTTGGGTTCACTTGAGAAAATCAAATACAGAACCGATTATCAGAATTTATACAGAGGCTTTCTCACAGGAAGAAGCCGACAAATTAGGCGATGATATGATAGCTAAAATCAGAAGTTTGATTTAA